A part of Loxodonta africana isolate mLoxAfr1 chromosome 11, mLoxAfr1.hap2, whole genome shotgun sequence genomic DNA contains:
- the LOC104845416 gene encoding LOW QUALITY PROTEIN: interferon lambda-4-like (The sequence of the model RefSeq protein was modified relative to this genomic sequence to represent the inferred CDS: substituted 1 base at 1 genomic stop codon): MGSNVGAAVAVGLWVLVTVGVAAEPVVQEPRPCLLSHYRSLDPGALAAVKALRDRYEEEALRWGPRNCSFRLRRREPPRPASCARLRVVARGLADAQAVLSSLRSLELLPGTRRTLELLAAAGRDVGACLELVRPGXSRKSLRPPRRRHKARRAESPQCREPTVIFNLLRLLTWDLRLVALSGPCV, from the exons ATGGGCTCGAACGTCGGTGCCGCGGTGGCCGTGGGGCTGTGGGTCTTGGTGACCGTGGGCGTGGCAGCGGAGCCAGTCGTGCAGGAGCCCCGACCCTGCCTCCTGTCACACTATCGCTCGCTGGACCCCGGGGCGCTGGCGGCGGTCAAGGCGCTGAGGGACCGCTAC GAGGAAGAGGCGCTGAGGTGGGGGCCGCGCAACTGCTCCTTCCGCCTCCGAAGAAGGGAGCCGCCCAGGCCCGCG TCCTGTGCGCGGCTCCGTGTGGTGGCGCGCGGCCTCGCGGACGCCCAGGCAGTGCTGAGCAGCCTGCGCAGCCTGGAGCTGCTCCCCGGGACCCGCCGGACCCTGGAGCTGCTGGCGGCCGCAGGGCGCGACGTGGGGGCCTGC CTGGAGCTGGTTCGGCCGGGCTAGTCCAGGAAGTCCCTCCGACCACCAAGGAGGCGCCACAAAGCACGGAGAGCT GAATCGCCTCAGTGCCGCGAACCCACGGTCATCTTCAATCTCCTGCGCCTGCTCACGTGGGACCTCAGGCTGGTGGCACTTTCAGGGCCTTGCGTCTGA
- the LOC100660146 gene encoding interferon lambda-3-like: protein MTELQSRTWITILLTERRPGMKLDKALSCLMALMMVATMLTMTGAVPTPTPSGALLDTRGCHMARFQSLSPRELQAFKRAKDTFEESLLLKDRSCSSRLFPRTWDLKQLQVWERPMALEAELALTVKVLRTMSDSALGAVLDQPLHTLHHIHSKLRACVSAQPTSGPRPQGHLHRWLHRLQEATKKESQSCLEASVMSNLFRLLTRDLKCVASGDQCA, encoded by the exons ATGACTGAGCTGCAGAGCAGAACTTGGATCACCATCCTGCTGACAGAAAGGAGGCCAGGAATGAAGCTGG ACAAGGCCTTGAGCTGCCTGATGGCGCTGATGATGGTGGCCACCATGCTGACCATGACAGGAGCAGTTCCCACCCCCACACCTAGCGGGGCCCTCCTGGATACACGGGGCTGCCACATGGCCCGGTTCCAGTCTCTGTCCCCACGGGAGCTGCAGGCCTTCAAGAGGGCTAAAGACACTTTT GAAGAGTCGCTCTTGCTGAAGGACCGGAGCTGCAGCTCTCGTCTCTTCCCCAGGACCTGGGACCTGAAGCAGCTGCAG GTGTGGGAGCGCCCTATGGCCTTGGAGGCTGAGCTGGCCCTGACAGTGAAGGTCCTGAGGACCATGTCTGACTCAGCTCTGGGAGCCGTCCTGGACCAGCCCCTTCACACGCTGCACCACATCCACTCCAAGCTCCGGGCCTGT GTCTCCGCTCAGCCCACATCAGGTCCCAGACCACAGGGCCACCTCCACCGCTGGCTGCACAGGCTCCAGGAGGCCACGAAGAAG GAGTCCCAAAGCTGCCTCGAGGCCTCTGTCATGTCCAACCTCTTCCGCCTCCTCACACGGGACCTGAAATGTGTTGCCAGTGGGGACCAGTGTGCCTGA